The genome window AGAATATAACTGTCTGCTCTCGGTTGCAAAGCAACACTAATTATGCACTAGTAGTATAATGTGGCCACCTACAACAAAATTATGCAGGCGAACCTCTGAATTTAACGTGAATCCCGCTATTTGTTTTTATCAGAAAATTCTGTCAGTTGCACTAGTAATTCAAACTGAACGAGCACTGGTAGCCTTGTCAAGTTCTTCCAAAGCTGCCCACAATTTTGGATCCTCATAATCCTTAATCAGAAAGGCAGGTTTTGCTTCCATCAATAAATTTTCTGGGTTTCGAGTAGCTAAACCAATAACAGGCATCCCAGCTGCAACTCCAGCTTTGATCCCTGAAACAGAATCCTATAACCAAAGAAGAAATGTTGTGTCAAAAGCAGATACAGAACAaattattcttcaagaaggcaTTACAAAAATGCAGACCTCAAATACAAATGTGTGGTCCTTTGATGCCTTCAGAGCTTCGAGACCTTTCAGGTAGGGGTCTGGATGAGGCTTGGCATGTTCACATTCACCACCAATAATAACAGCGTCGAAGAAATCTGAGAGACCAAGTATTGAGATCATGAGTTCTGCATTTGCTCTTGGAGCATTGGTAACTGCAGCTCTCTTCAGCCCATGATTTTCAATCCATTTCCTCACTTTATCAAGACCATTCAAAGGCTTCAGTTGCTCAGCGGCCAATCTGGACAATCCATCAGGGAAATGGCTGAAGCTTCAAATGGACTACATGGGGGAAGGGTCGAGAGAGAGAAAGTGCAAGAAAGTAAGCATTGTTTACCTCCGGAACATGGCTTCCTTATCATCCACAAACTTTAAACCTCGTTCCAGATCACCAGGAAAGAGAACCAAGGCTATATCATCATTGTGTTTGCCAGCAACAGTGTCAATAAAGAATTCCTCTGATATAGGAACACCTCCATTAAAACCAATCTGACAACCACAGAaactttagttttttaatagCTACTGATTATGTTCCTAGTTATGGTGATTTATAAATACTATAAAAGGAATattgcaacaaaaaaatatatttatttttcaatatgttGTGTTAAAACTTTTCGACTAAGAAAAGACACACTACCTCTAGAAGCATTTCACGGAAGGCATAATAGTGGAGCGGATCAGAATCACAAAGTGTTCCATCTATATCAAAGAGCACAGCTTCAAGTGGAGCAAGACCGGTGAGAGAACTCTGGCCGCTGACACAACAAGAAAGTAATGAGTGACAAGTACAAGTTGACTGTGAATGATAAAGTAGGATATGCCtataaactaaaatttctatCACGAAGCATGTCAAGAACCCAGTAGCCAACTATACCAAAAGCATAAGCCATAGCGTAAGGCACATAAATGGTTTATATGTCTAAGTAACGTGTCCCCGCAAGAgtcctttttatttaaaacatagATCATACACCGAAGTACCTTCCCTTATCCTGAAATTTAACTTCTATTTAGAAGAATGAAGATAACAAGGATCGAGTTCTGAACTAAGATGTAATTGTAGAGGATTTCATACCTTGCCATAAGCTAACTGTTTCAAAATCATAAACTGTTGGGTGGACGTGAAGGACATAACAGTTTTTATGTCTAACAATGCAAATCATATCTCATCTATAAGTATGTCTTTACTGGCTTCTTGTTTAACTGATCAGCCGCAGAGGGGCTGGCCAGTTAAACAAAAGCCAGTAATGTGAGAATTATAACAAAGAATTTGACATATCACACACATGCATTATTCCCTAGTTTGGGCATTGAGAGTTAATTCACATAGCTGTAATAGTAAAGGCATGTAAACCAATGCAATACATAACCCAATAACTGATTATTGCCTCTTGGATATTTCTTTGAgaacaaaacttagatacaatATCATACGCATCAAATATGGCTATTGGTATTCTGGCAAACCACCACTACTGTTATGACTGCTGCCGTGGCTGGCTCTGACCAGATCACCCCATTGCAAAACCTCCCAGAACAGGACATAGCAACCAACTTGGACTTTTGTCAATGTAATGACCTATGACTTCTTCACCTGAGATGGGTATCCAACATCCACACACCCACCTTCTCCTTTGAATAGCTCAAGAGGCCAATTCATTGCAGACCAAGGGGTCACAAAATGGATTCAGATATTAGGGGTGCAACCCGGCAAACTTGCTCTGGGATTACCCTTCTAATGTTTCCAATAGAGTTTGTCAGATCCAAACATCGATGGACTTTTTGCACCTACCATGCAGGGAATTGGGGCAGTGAAGTACCTTAACACAACTTAATATTATAGCAGAAGCTTAGCTAATAGTAATTGGCCCTTTCCACCTACAGTATATGTATATGACAAATCCAAGATTCATGcttcttttcttgattttttatttaaggttTTTCCCGAGGTTCAAAATTATGAACAATCGCAAATAAGggcttttgttttaatttccaAGACAAGAAAATGCAACTCAAACAGGATATATAATTTTGGGTGCAAAATCCTTCTTGATCTCAGCTAGAAAAAAGTGAATCGCAAATCCATCCATTCACCAAATATTTATATTCGTAAGAAAGGATTGATCCATGTGTCATGTGAAATGCTATCACGACAGAACAAACCTGAAGAAAATGAGAAGTATAACTATGAATCACAATTACTCATGACAGAATGATGAGTGATTCAACAAACAAATATCAAGCGAGGTTTCTGAAACACATGCAATTGACACACAAGGACATAGAAAATGGGGAACTTTTAGCAATCATTCCACACAGACGTGTAAAGGAAACACACAACACCATgtccttgaaaatttgaaaaattcctCTGGGTATAgcaatgaaaaaataatgaatacttAGTTACCTTGAGACGCCATTCTCAGAAGAAACTGTCATTGTTAGTGAAACTGAAAGGTGTGGTGTACAGAGAAAGATGAGCGtgaaacagagaaagagagcgAGAGTCACTTGAGCATGTTATGCTAATCTAATGGAATATgccaaaaagcataaaaaaaaaaaagaagtaaatggCGAATATGCCCTGATGTGCTCCACCTTAACGaataaaaattgtaattgtaagagttaataaaaaaaaaagtctgtgCACTTGCACTTATGTTCATCCAATTATCATAAGTTATCTtttgaattgttttaaaaattaataaatttatctattataaattattatttaaattattttaaaaatcaataaacttaataaataaattatgattagatAACTATATAATTCATACTAGaatgcataatttattttctttaataaaaaataattaataaaaattaaaactaaatcaacaaatgaaaattattaatttataataggaTGCAAACCTTTATAATTggaatcaaatttttaaaaaatgaaaaaatataaaactgatattaaaaaaatgagaaatataaaaattgataagtatcataagttattatttttaatgatatgtATGATaagtaagttaatttttaataaaaatgatgtatttaatattattattattattatctgatcataaataataatgtataatatatttgttaacttttataataattattttaaaaataaaaaaaaaattgagaatgaaGATGAGTCaatcctaaaaatatattttatcttatatttttttattctgaatatatattattaaatttcaatatgtCACTCACCTAATTTCTCGGAAAGCAAAGGGATTTGCTATTTTGCTTCTTCCCATCAAAAGTGGCGAACGTGGGAAGCAACCAGGAATCCAGGATACACCCTCCCTCTCCCTACTTCCATGCGTCatatcacattttttatatagtCTTTGACTGCAGACACAAAAGTACAAAACAGTGTAAACCTTTTTGATGCCGGACAGTTTTATATGTATTATTGATTATACGTACTCTCAcgaatttaaagaaattacatatattttttaattttttaaaatttacacatatttttaaaatttttaaaaaattatttatatatatatatatatatatatatatataaattctctaaatattatgtaaatatttgATCTAACACGTCATATGCATTAacgattttaattaaataaattaaaatatattttttatcttcataaATATTCaagtatgttaatttttttttagaattaagttCAGATATATTCGAATCTGTGtattgttgtaaaaaatattcaattttttaacttttgacattatttatatatataaccaatgtaaaaattttgaaaattttcatattttttataataacataCACACAAGTTTAGATATATCCAAACTTAACTTAAGATTAAAAAGTAACAATTAAGTTTTGTGAGAAtgaaaaatagacaaaaaaaattacacttacaaatccaaaatattttcatattaaatatattttaatatttttttaatcaaaattattaatgcaCATAACTTACTAATCAAATGCTTCTAAGATATTTAGagagtttgttttaaaaatagaggaaagaTATACCTaattttctaaaacctcatAGGTGACATGTATAAGGAGGGAAAAATCtttgtatttttgttaaacatgtgtgatttattttaatttttttatgtcacATACTAACACTATTCAAtattcaacataaaaaaaagtaaatgatcAAGATCATCTGGTCTATATCCTTGAAGCTACTCCATCTACCCTTCCAGtaatcaaaactcaaattcGCCACTTTTTCACATGCTATTAAATATCTCCCTACCCTCAAATTATATCCTTGAACCTACTCCATCTCCGCCTCCACtaatcaaaactcaaattcGCCATTTTTTCACATGCTATTAAATATCCCCCTACCCTCAAATTTAGAACATCTCAGTTTTTTTTCATCCTTTGATTTAGAAATAACTTATTTTAcactatatttaatttaaaggagacaaagtaaaacaaaagaagaaagaaatagaaaataagatgATCATTTATGTTGTTGGAAAAAGAAcaaagtgaaaaaaagaaaataatttttaacttaataaataatattttaatcataattttattattttattacttaatgCCGAAAACGTAACTGTTATATCTGATGATCTTATCTCATAATTTGtgtattaattttaagataCTTTTTTCCCtttagttgttcaattttgtgcgtgtTTGAATTATTGGTGAGTTAATTTCAACTTCCATTTGCAGAAATATGTTATGTGTTACTTTTGCGGTGGAGGTACCTTAGGTCTTTAATCATAAACAGTGCTATACTTGTTGCTAACATGATTAACAACATCCATGTCATCATAAGTTATGAAATCATCACGtcacataaaaatattaagtatttttttaataaaaaatttttttggtccctaaattttaaaatgacatttttagtcctcaaatttaaaaataatttttttagttccttgaaaataactcattttaattctcaaagttgatattgttaaaaaatttactgTCATTGTTAATGTTGTATTtcttgataatttaaaaaatatgatttatgtcAACTTTAAACCCAAGAATATAGATTCagaaataatgttttaaaatacattttatcaAGGTTGAGTTGTTAGACATGGATGTAGAGGGAAATGCCCTTGTTGAGGAGTGTCGGTGTTTTTGTGAAGGTAAAAAGTGGTTTTTGCCTATCCTTTAACTTTTCTCttaattcttttcttctcttattttcttcccttttctcttcttttttgtctcGCTCTCTCTGGTGTTATCAGAATCCGACTAGATTAACTGGTAGGTCTAATTCTTATACCACTATTCTCATGGACGGATGTAtgttataatattattcatCCTTTGTTTGCGAATAATTTTCagtatattttcatatattacaTTCCTAGAACATGTTATTTTGTTAGTTAAACTAATAAATGTCTTTTTTGTCtgttgtataattttttgtaacagagacaaataacaaataattactCTGTGTTGAACTTTAGCTCGTTCCgtgaaaaaaaagtagaaagaaagaaaaaaaaaagaatcaaaacgCATGCCGAAGCAAAGCCCGTTTTAGGATCAAATCCGCATGGAAATGGGATAGGCCAGTTTTTCAGCGGGCAGCCACAGCCAGAGTTGAATGTTATGTTACCCCAAACCATAAGAACTTGAACTATGCACTATGCAAGTTGAGAATACACAATTATTCTGGCTGCTTAAATTGATCCATGaccaaataataatgataataatcttAAATTGATCACTCGTCCAAAGCCTCAAAGTGGATTCCATGTCATGGCCGATGTGGATCAAGAAATTTCTCGTACCAATCTTTGTGTGCGCTCAATATATGCATCTTTTTTAAACGGAGAGATGCTTAAATATTTGTGTATATTATAGGAAGGCTTTCTTCGTACACTGGGAAtaactagaatttttttttttgggtgctACAAactaaaaagtatatatattagaaaataattgttatccCAGTGtatgaaaatcaattcataacagAAAAATTAATGGATTTTCCCTTGATATGACCATGCAAATTACAAGGTGCTATATGGAAACATGGAGAGGAACCTCAGCAATTTCGTTTTCTTGCCCTTCCAAGGGACTGAAGGGAGTCTGCTCCTTCTTTTGCATTGTGTCCCCCTATAATATGTACCTTGAAACAAATTACCTAAATTTGATTGATATTATTCATGCTTTTTATTTCAACATTATGTGATGGCTTCATGGCCAAGTGGGAACACTAGAAGATGCCTACATGTAGGGTTATTATATCAAAGTGCAGAAGGGCCTAACTTTTCTCCTATTACTGCATATATATTCTCACATTCAGAACAATTGAGTCTTTGGTTTTACGCAGCTGTTAGGTGTTCAAAGGTCAACTGGCTCTCACATTCAACCTGACTCTAGCTTTGGTTAATGCCATTTGAATAGCATTAGAGTTTCTTAAAgcatttttctctcaaatttaaaaataagccACCAGAAGCTTATCTGCTTAGGGGAATTGAGTCCATACAGGATTTCACCTATCTGGAAATATCATTTCTATTTTGTCaaccaaaaatattaatagatcatataaaaaaaagaagaagaaaatattgcAGTTTTGAAAGGTCACAAAGTGATTTTCAACACCATGTACTCGAGTATGTGCCTTGTAGTCTAATTAAACGGGTAGCTGAGAAACAATTACATTTCTCATTCAGATTTCAGAATGtgaattttttcttgtttttgtaaTGCTTGTCAAAGTTGGTAAATAGACCAAGTTCTCTATAAATAGTAGAAATGTGATTCGTTCCATGCATCACCTAAGTGTCCTTAATCTCCACTTGATCACTTGCTTTCCCCTTCTTCACATATGGCGCTTTATCTTTTCTGTCTTCTTCTTGCTATCACCTTCATTTTCATGCAAACTCTGGCAGATACTTCATGCACTGATTGTTTCATTCATTCTCGGGCAGCTTATTATCCAAATTCTGAAGAACACGGAACAGATGGCAAGACGTTAAACTGATAAGacgatatttaaaataaaataaaaaaattaaactgttATCTGACATGTTCTTGTTAAATTCATTGCAGTTGGTGCATGTGGGTTTGGTTCCTTTGGTGCTACAGTCAATGGTGGAGATGTATCAGCTGCATCTTCTCTTTATCGAAATGGTGTTGGTTGTGGTGCCTGTTACCAGGTGAGTACCCAACTGCTGATTAAGCTAGCTACCATTGCTACGTTACGTTTGAAGAGAATTAATGCCATAAAATTTATGTATAAGGCTAGCCGTAAATTGTGGTTATAAGCCGTAAACTTATATGCAAgttaattttcaaaagaaaaaatgaaacccCCTCCTTTAGTCCCACATTGGACAATATTGGGAAAATTTTCctctttataattattattcagCCAACGCCTGAATGTGTTCTTTAAAAGGAGAGATGATTGGCATCTCCCCTAGTAGGGACGGACGGAACAGTTGTATTTTCCTGATAACACTTCTGGTTAAGGCTACCAACTCTCGGTGGATCTCTAacgcaattttttttcttaccacACCATGTTTTTTAcccatattatattattatgggATTATTTCTGTCATTTGGTTCGCACAAGTAATTCTTAAACAGCTCTCTGTAACTACTCATCACTCATGAAAAGCATCTAAAGTTTGAAACTAATTATTAATCTCATGTTATACTATGGACTTTGGTCAATAATCAATAGGTGAGGTGTACCAACAGTGTATATTGCTCAGAAAATGGTGTGACTGCAGTTATAACCGACCAAGGTTCAAGTGATAACACTGATTTCATTCTTAGCAAACATGCCTTTAGCCGGATGGCTCAAACCACTGATGCAGCTGCTTCTCTATTAGCCCTTGGCGTGGTTGATATTGAATATAGACGGTAACATAAAAAAACTCTCATCATCATATAACCCATTTTGCATCAatatttgcctttttttttttttgcttaactGAGCCTTTTATCTTTCTATCTGTCTCCAGTGTTGCATGCAGCTACCCAGATAAAAACATAACAATCAAGATAGATGAGAGCAGCAACAACCCATATTACTTGGCTTTTGTCATTTGGTATCAACAAGGAAGGAGAGACATAACTGCTGTGCAGCTCTGTGAGGTACTATCTATCTGCCAATTAACTCCTTTGTTTTGTGATAACTAAGTtacaattttgttaaatttttagacagacttaactcaattttttaatcTGATAATTTTAGTAGGAAGGACGTAGGTAAAACGtttactaaattatattttcaactaAATAACAATTGCTTGCTATATTGAAATCACTAGAGATCAATCACCCAACTTTTTACCAAACCATTGGAAACTATtcctttcttaatttcttttattacaagtacaaaatctcaattgaattataaatttatagtaCTATTAGTTGGGGGAAAGCATTGAAGATAACCAACCCCTTCAACATTGGGAAACAGTGCCAGTGCATAGCAATGGCAATTAATGACAGTAATTTCTTTACTGTGTGCAGACTCAAAACTTTGTGTGCCAGTTACTGGATAGGAGCCATGGGGCAGTGTGGACTACTACCTCTCCACCGAGTGGACCCTTGTCTTTAAGGATGTTATTTAGTGATGAAGAAGAGGGAGAAGAAACATGGGTTGTTCCTGTTAATAACATACCCGGAGACTGGAAGGCTGGTGAAACATACGATTCAGGGGTACAAGTGAACCAATAGAGAATTTAGCAgcaaaacaaattcattaaTATGGCATactattatgattttatttttctacgaATAAGTAGTGATGGCATAGTAGGGCAGTACATACTATGCATGTCACCCAATTCCATTGtattgaagtaattttttcatttttacatcTCTAATCATACAAATTTAATAACAATGTTGAAACGACTTGACAgatcacttgtttttttttcatgtagcATTCATTTGTTGATACTGAGCCACTAGACTCgtcatattattaataatataactcAGAAGGTAGACCAGAGAGAAATGTCGTCATTGCTTCAATGCATCTCAGTATGGAAACCAAGAGAAACGAAATGAGTATCAATACCTTGAGATCAGAATTAACATCTGCAAAgagaattagttaaaaattaacgagacaacaaattttatttttaaaatctatgCAACATTCTTAGAACACTGATTAGGACTTAGGAGAATGAAGCATTTTC of Glycine soja cultivar W05 chromosome 1, ASM419377v2, whole genome shotgun sequence contains these proteins:
- the LOC114423077 gene encoding haloacid dehalogenase-like hydrolase domain-containing protein Sgpp isoform X3 gives rise to the protein MTVSSENGVSSGQSSLTGLAPLEAVLFDIDGTLCDSDPLHYYAFREMLLEIGFNGGVPISEEFFIDTVAGKHNDDIALVLFPGDLERGLKFVDDKEAMFRRLAAEQLKPLNGLDKVRKWIENHGLKRAAVTNAPRANAELMISILGLSDFFDAVIIGGECEHAKPHPDPYLKGLEALKASKDHTFVFEDSVSGIKAGVAAGMPVIGLATRNPENLLMEAKPAFLIKDYEDPKLWAALEELDKATSARSV
- the LOC114423077 gene encoding haloacid dehalogenase-like hydrolase domain-containing protein Sgpp isoform X1 — encoded protein: MIYVLNKKDSCGDTLLRHINHLCALRYGLCFCGQSSLTGLAPLEAVLFDIDGTLCDSDPLHYYAFREMLLEIGFNGGVPISEEFFIDTVAGKHNDDIALVLFPGDLERGLKFVDDKEAMFRRLAAEQLKPLNGLDKVRKWIENHGLKRAAVTNAPRANAELMISILGLSDFFDAVIIGGECEHAKPHPDPYLKGLEALKASKDHTFVFEDSVSGIKAGVAAGMPVIGLATRNPENLLMEAKPAFLIKDYEDPKLWAALEELDKATSARSV
- the LOC114423077 gene encoding haloacid dehalogenase-like hydrolase domain-containing protein Sgpp isoform X2; this translates as MDQSFLTNINICGQSSLTGLAPLEAVLFDIDGTLCDSDPLHYYAFREMLLEIGFNGGVPISEEFFIDTVAGKHNDDIALVLFPGDLERGLKFVDDKEAMFRRLAAEQLKPLNGLDKVRKWIENHGLKRAAVTNAPRANAELMISILGLSDFFDAVIIGGECEHAKPHPDPYLKGLEALKASKDHTFVFEDSVSGIKAGVAAGMPVIGLATRNPENLLMEAKPAFLIKDYEDPKLWAALEELDKATSARSV
- the LOC114423099 gene encoding expansin-like B1, with product MALYLFCLLLAITFIFMQTLADTSCTDCFIHSRAAYYPNSEEHGTDVGACGFGSFGATVNGGDVSAASSLYRNGVGCGACYQVRCTNSVYCSENGVTAVITDQGSSDNTDFILSKHAFSRMAQTTDAAASLLALGVVDIEYRRVACSYPDKNITIKIDESSNNPYYLAFVIWYQQGRRDITAVQLCETQNFVCQLLDRSHGAVWTTTSPPSGPLSLRMLFSDEEEGEETWVVPVNNIPGDWKAGETYDSGVQVNQ